In the Dioscorea cayenensis subsp. rotundata cultivar TDr96_F1 chromosome 12, TDr96_F1_v2_PseudoChromosome.rev07_lg8_w22 25.fasta, whole genome shotgun sequence genome, one interval contains:
- the LOC120273774 gene encoding LOW QUALITY PROTEIN: cytosolic sulfotransferase 15-like (The sequence of the model RefSeq protein was modified relative to this genomic sequence to represent the inferred CDS: deleted 1 base in 1 codon), giving the protein MAIQAHFKPRPSDILLLTSPKSGTTWLKALSFATLHRHSFSLSDHPFLTNTPHQCVPFLERFFSHRTIPNLNVLPSPTIFATHLPFSLLPQRALRCRIVFLWRDPKDTFVSLCHFLDRWMGSSAEHTSTTQGLDLSKAFQMFSQGTSAFGPFWDHVLGYWTESLRSPEMVLFFRYEEMIEDAVSHLRRLAQFMGCPFSMEEERDGVVDDIVQLCSFDNLREVEVNKDNKGSFEEKRPPASSFFRKGKVGDWVNYLSMEMAEKLDAITKEKLHGSGLTFESSSVVP; this is encoded by the exons ATGGCCATCCAAGCCCACTTCAAA CCTCGTCCCTCCGACATCCTTCTTCTTACCAGCCCTAAATCAGGCACCACATGGTTAAAAGCTCTCTCCTTCGCCACCTTACACCGTCACTCTTTCTCCCTCTCCGACCACCCTTTTCTCACCAACACCCCCCATCAATGTGTTCCTTTCCTTGAGCGTTTCTTCTCTCACCGCACCATCCCTAATCTCAACGTCTTACCATCTCCCACTATCTTTGCTACTCATTTACCTTTCTCTTTACTACCGCAGAGGGCTCTGAGATGCCGAATTGTTTTTCTCTGGCGTGATCCCAAGGACACATTTGTATCACTGTGCCACTTCCTTGACAGGTGGATGGGTAGCTCTGCTGAACACACGAGTACTACTCAAGGATTGGATCTCAGTAAGGCATTCCAGATGTTCTCCCAAGGAACATCTGCTTTTGGCCCTTTCTGGGATCACGTGCTGGGATACTGGACAGAAAGCTTGAGATCACCTGAGATGGTGCTCTTCTTTAGGTATGAGGAGATGATAGAGGATGCAGTTAGCCATTTGAGAAGACTGGCTCAGTTCATGGGATGCCCTTTTTCCATGGAGGAAGAAAGAGATGGAGTAGTAGATGACATTGTGCAGCTTTGTAGCTTTGACAACTTAAGAGAGGTTGAGGTAAACAAGGATAATAAGGGCAGTTTTGAGGAGAAGAGACCACCAGCATCTTCTTTTTTCAGGAAGGGAAAAGTGGGGGATTGGGTTAATTATTTGAGCATGGAGATGGCTGAGAAGTTGGATGCTATTACTAAGGAGAAGCTGCACGGATCTGGTCTTACTTTTGAGTCTAGCAGTGTGGTTCCATAA